Part of the Streptomyces sp. NBC_01353 genome, GGTACGGCTGCTGGACGCCGTGCATCGAGGGCGGCGGGGTCTGACCGACCGGCGGGAAGACCGCCGAACCCACGCCCGAACCGCTGCTGACCTGACCACCGGCCACGATCACCGGCGCACCCGTCTGCCCCGCCGACAGCACCCGATGGCACTCGTCCTGCATCGCCGCCGCGCTCGGGAACCGCTCGTTCGGGTTCTTCTTCAGCGCGCGGGCGACGAGCGCGTCCATCGCCGGCGTCACCGAGCGGTTGATGGAGGACGGCGCGACCGGCTCCTCCTGGACGTGCGCGTACGCGATGGCGAGCGGCGAGTCCGCGTCGAACGGAAGACGGCCCGTCAGCAACTGGAAGAGCATGATGCCGACCGAATAAAGATCGGAGCGGGCGTCCACACCGCGGCCGAGGGCCTGCTCGGGGGAGAGGTACTGAGGAGTACCGACGACCATGCCGGTCTGCGTCATCGAGGTGACACCGGACTGCATGGCCCGCGCGATGCCGAAGTCCATGACCTTGACGACGCCGCGCTTGGTCATCATCACGTTGCCGGGCTTGATGTCCCGGTGGACCAGGCCCATTTCGTGGCTGGTCTCCAGCGCGGCCAGCACGTCGGCCGTCACCTTCAGCGCCTTGTCGGCCGGCATCGCGCCGAACTGCCGTACGTCGGAGGCGAGGACCGAGCCGAGCGGCTGCCCCTCCACGTACTCCATGACGATGTACGGCATGACGGCGCCGTCGAGGGTGTCCTCGCCGGTGTCGAAGACCGAGACGATGTTGGTGTGCGACAGCTTCGCGACCGCCTGCGCCTCGCGCCGGAACCGCTCGCGGAACGACTGTTCCCGGCCGAGTTCCGAGTGCAGGGTCTTGATGGCCACC contains:
- a CDS encoding protein kinase, with amino-acid sequence MSQDGAQGRYAGGSVANGRYQLRDLLGEGGMASVYLAYDSALDRQVAIKTLHSELGREQSFRERFRREAQAVAKLSHTNIVSVFDTGEDTLDGAVMPYIVMEYVEGQPLGSVLASDVRQFGAMPADKALKVTADVLAALETSHEMGLVHRDIKPGNVMMTKRGVVKVMDFGIARAMQSGVTSMTQTGMVVGTPQYLSPEQALGRGVDARSDLYSVGIMLFQLLTGRLPFDADSPLAIAYAHVQEEPVAPSSINRSVTPAMDALVARALKKNPNERFPSAAAMQDECHRVLSAGQTGAPVIVAGGQVSSGSGVGSAVFPPVGQTPPPSMHGVQQPYQPPTPQPGPYGPPTPAPSYGYPQQAPTPAPAYQTPAPGPYTMSPQPPQQTSVTTGGGSGSRRNMPVLVGAIVVALVAIGGVITAINLNKDDASKNGGDPNQSQSAAPGYKGPDLSKSIETKKCTEPTESSDDPEKFEVPNFTYKNIQSVKACIQAAGWQITTQTPVDENTYGDGTVLEQYPPIGEDVTKDGAEFTLKVSTGNPPQ